A DNA window from Microcystis aeruginosa NIES-843 contains the following coding sequences:
- a CDS encoding phenylpyruvate tautomerase MIF-related protein yields MKIQTSVTSLDDETVNQLLQSLSAKLAKHLGKPESYVMTALESGIKMTFAGTFEPVCYVEIKSVGSISAAQTKSMSSDFCQEIEAYLGIPKNRIYLEFAETKGDLWGWNGTTFG; encoded by the coding sequence ATTAAAATTCAAACTTCTGTCACCTCCCTCGATGATGAGACGGTTAATCAACTTTTGCAGAGTCTTTCGGCTAAATTAGCTAAACATCTGGGAAAACCCGAATCCTATGTGATGACAGCTTTAGAATCGGGTATAAAAATGACTTTTGCTGGTACTTTTGAGCCGGTGTGTTATGTGGAGATTAAAAGTGTTGGTTCTATTTCCGCCGCTCAAACTAAAAGCATGAGTAGTGATTTTTGTCAAGAAATTGAGGCTTATTTAGGAATACCGAAAAATCGCATTTATCTAGAATTTGCCGAGACGAAAGGTGATCTTTGGGGATGGAATGGCACTACTTTTGGCTAA
- a CDS encoding DUF262 domain-containing protein, with product MNLLEEVKAKTKEFRTDNYPMSIGEIISLYNNKEMTINPDFQRYFRWTIAQKSRFIESILLGIPIPSIFVYQREEDSVWELVDGLQRISTILEFVGDLRDEDDETKKKPKLVLQGTNLLPSLNGVMWEGAEEGEYNLPPSLKIDFKRAKIQVQIIQKESDKNAKFEVFDRLNTGGSFLSYQEVRNCLLIMLDKNLYKWLEDLAENENFKNCISLSERLRQERYDLELILKYFALSSPTFDPKSLNKKEVNEYLTDYLIELCNSRTFDRVLEQEKFAKMFLLLDQATNEDTFTKYDGTRFKGKFLDSAYEAITTGLRENIDDYSTQDIELLRTKIQEMWSESDFIYNIGTGSRARTRMLKMIEFGKKYFKK from the coding sequence ATGAATTTATTAGAAGAAGTTAAGGCAAAAACTAAAGAATTTCGTACCGATAACTATCCTATGTCAATCGGAGAGATTATTAGTCTTTATAATAACAAAGAAATGACAATTAATCCAGATTTTCAAAGATATTTTCGTTGGACAATAGCCCAAAAAAGCCGATTCATAGAATCGATACTATTAGGAATTCCTATTCCCTCTATTTTTGTCTATCAGAGAGAAGAAGATAGTGTTTGGGAATTGGTGGATGGATTACAAAGGATTTCAACAATTTTGGAATTTGTTGGCGATTTAAGAGATGAGGACGATGAAACTAAGAAAAAACCGAAACTGGTGCTTCAAGGTACTAACTTATTACCTAGCTTAAACGGAGTTATGTGGGAAGGTGCAGAGGAAGGAGAGTATAATTTGCCCCCATCTCTAAAAATAGACTTCAAAAGAGCGAAAATACAGGTTCAGATTATCCAAAAAGAATCGGATAAAAATGCTAAGTTTGAAGTTTTTGATCGTTTAAATACCGGTGGCTCTTTTTTATCTTATCAAGAGGTGCGTAATTGTCTTTTGATTATGCTAGATAAAAACCTATATAAGTGGTTAGAAGACTTGGCAGAAAATGAGAACTTTAAAAATTGTATTTCCCTATCCGAGCGATTAAGACAAGAACGCTACGACTTGGAACTAATTCTTAAATATTTTGCCCTGTCTTCTCCCACATTTGATCCAAAATCATTGAACAAAAAAGAGGTTAATGAATATTTGACTGACTATCTGATAGAATTATGCAATTCCAGGACTTTTGATCGTGTGTTAGAGCAAGAAAAATTCGCTAAAATGTTTTTATTGCTTGATCAAGCGACGAATGAAGATACTTTTACCAAATATGATGGAACAAGATTTAAGGGTAAATTTCTCGATTCTGCTTATGAAGCGATCACCACAGGATTACGAGAAAATATTGATGATTACTCTACTCAAGATATTGAACTGCTAAGAACAAAAATTCAGGAAATGTGGTCAGAATCTGACTTTATTTATAACATCGGTACGGGATCGAGAGCTAGAACTAGAATGCTCAAAATGATTGAATTTGGCAAAAAATATTTTAAAAAGTAA